Below is a window of Acanthochromis polyacanthus isolate Apoly-LR-REF ecotype Palm Island chromosome 18, KAUST_Apoly_ChrSc, whole genome shotgun sequence DNA.
CTGGGCAGTGTTTTGGAATTCACTGAAGCTATAAAACATATGATATGAGTTCCTTCCTTAAAGGTAGTCAATAATTGATGGtgattttttctaattttattttttcattttttcaaaaggTGCCCCTAGTTGTAGATGTCAGTATTGTCTTAAGTCTCTTTCCAAAGCTTACAGTAATGTGAAGTCGTTCTTGCAATTTTCTTTCTGGACTTATGTGCTTGTCTTTGAATCCacggttttatttttattgttgattttgaCTTGTATTTAACTTGATTAGATAATTTTTTCAACTTGTCTCATTATTATGTCTTTTATGTGCATTTATCAGAAGATAAAATCATATCTGCTGTCTTTAGAATTTCTGTACAGACTAATTATGAGATTTGACTGTTTTCTAAggcaataacaaaaaaactttcTAGTTCTGGGGCTGTTCATTAAACATTCAGGGCTGTATCCATTTACATTCTCAGTCTATTTCTAGACACTTTCATTCTCACAAGCTTTTGGATGATTGTAGCCTCAATGGTGTATCATCAGAGCCCAATATGGGTTCATACAACAAGGCACCATTTGATCCAGTAGATGGCAGCAAAGaagagcagcagtgtgtgtctttttctatAAACATAACTAGTGATTCTATACATGCAGTTTTCATGTCCCGGTGACAGTCAAAATTGCTGTTTTTGGATATTTTCCCATTTATTTAGACATGATTCTGGTCTTGTTAGTCTAAAATAACTGCTTAGGGGAATCACCAAGTTGGCTGTCATGGAGCAAGATTTGGTTGTAAGAGTTTAAAGTGAAGCTGGATGCTAAACTAAATCTGATTGTTCTGccaaaataaatacagtttcAGCTGAACAAAACTGTAGCTAAACCAGGTGTCATGAAGGATGTGtatcagagatcctcactgtcATCTAGCAAAGGTTCCATAGCGTtttatttagtgtttcttaCCCACAAACATCTCTCTTTTACTTGGAAGGACCTTTATTTTTGTATCATACAGAGAACATTTCAGTTAGCACACCTATTCATTTAATGTATGCAGTCTCAACACTGTTGTAAATTTGTGCCTTTTTGCTCCTTACTGTCTTCCAGGTGCTCAAAAGGTGACATCTGTGCACGATGGGGAAGCGGTACTACTGTGACTACTGTGACCGGTCCTTTCAGGACAACATGCATAACaggaaaaaacatctaaatggtGTTCAGCATCACAGAGCTAAAAAGGCCTGGTATGACCATTTCAGAGGTGAGACTTGTCGTTTGTTTCTGAACTCTGAGATGTGCGGCAGTTGAAAATCAAATGACAAACTACAACATGATAGAACTTCTACATCAGTCAGCCAGAACATTATAATCCCTGTCTAGTACTGAGTAGGATCCCCTCGTGATGCTCAATTGGCTCTCACCTATGGGACAATAGACAAAAGATGTCTGGGGATGAATACTCAATCAGATCGAAATCTAGGGAGTTGAAGGGAAGGTCAATGGTTTGGGCTCTTTGTTCTATTCCTTGAGCCTTTCCTGAGCAGTGTTTGTAGTCTGTCAGGGCTCTTTGCTCTGCTAAAGGAGGCTGCTGTCATTTGGGAGTACTGTTGGGGTGTCAAAGTAACACCCACATGACTGCAGCAACCCAACGTTTCCCAGCAGAACCCTGCAATGTAATGACATGATCAATGTTCTACACTTCACCTGCCAGATGTTTGAATGTTTCCACTGATGAATGTAAGGCTTTTGtataaaagttgtatttttcctAAGCTAGACATTGCTCCTATAtttaacaatttactgttaaacACGCAAAGCAACATATTTCTGACACTGTGTTTGGAGAATTAAGCATGCTTGCTTTATTCCATCTTGACCTCCCTATTGTTTAGTTTAAGGTGAAAGATTATATTTATAACcgatcatttttcttttcacagaTGCTGCAGCCATTCTGTACGATGAGCAAACAAAGAAACCCTGCAGGAAGTTTCTCCAAAAAGGTAACAGAAGTTGAACTAAACTTTTTGTCAAACATAAACCGAAGGCTCCCGGATAGCTCAACTGATTGAGCAGGTGACCCATGAATAGGAGCTATAGTCCcagggtttgattccagctcacgaCCCTTTGCTGCAGCTCTTCCCAGGATTCTTCTCCCTGCTTTCATATGTGCCTCTCTACTAACCTGTCCAATAAAGCCActgaaaggccaaaaaataacttaaatatatatatattaacgaGACATGATGTCTAACTTCTTTTGCCCTTCCTTTTCAGGCATTTGTGACTTCCCTAACTGCAGGTTTTCTCACATGTCTGAAGAGGAGCTGTTTCACTTAAAGAGACAGGTGGAAGGTAAGCTGCAGCCACAGGATGGTGCTGTCCACCATGCACTGAAGTCTCCACACGATTACTGTATATTACAGACCCCCAAAGAAAACACCACATGCTtaatacacaaaacatttgcggtttatgaatattttttaatcaaagccatttttttcatattaaaaattATCACCAGATTGCTGGTGTCTCAAACACAGTTGTAAGATGCATCATGCTGCAGATGGTATGCGTCAACAATAACTTACAACAGCAGACAATAACAGAAATTGATAGCACATAAATACCATTACTATTTGTCAAGTACATTTCAGAAAGATGAATGTGTAAACTACCATATGTTGAGAAGTGTGAGATCATTCTTTTATGTCAGATGAAAGACGGCACAGAGAGGACTCTGAGGACAGAATCATGCCTGAGCCAAGTGTAGAAGATTGGCTCACAAGAAGGGAAAAGAGGCAATCTGCCCTCAGTAGCAAAGGGTACGCACAGTCATTTCTGTTTCAACACTTAGCTATGCATGGTTAGCATGACTAATGTTCCTTCCTGTTGATTTAGAATTCAACTCTTCAATTATTTATCTCTGCAGAGATCTAAAAACTAAGGAGGGCAATGAAGAGGGTCAAGCAGAAATTGACATACCCCAGCAGTTCCTCTCCATTCCTGACCTTCCACCCTCACTTCTACCTCCTCCACCGGGTGGATGGAGAGTCAAAGTGAACACTGAATGGGGTTGACAGACATCCACTCTGAGGTTCACATCACTTTGAAATGGGTATGTGGCATTAATAGAATGTttccaaaattaattattaaGAAATGGTTTTGCATTCACATTGAAGGTTTGTCAGTTTGAAAAGAGGATTTCAGCTGATACAAAAAAGCAGTTTATTAGGAATACAATATTAAATACCAGCAGAAATATTTCTACATTATCAactacatttttgttgtttattatttgaaatagatatgtgtgtatatatatatatatatgtgtgtatatatataattttttatttctttgcatttttagaTGCCACGTATTTACATAATTTCCAATTCAAATGGGACATTAGCAATGGACAGATGTCGCAAACAGACCCTCAAAATGGACTTTTTGACAGTGTCAGAATGACAATGTGTTGTTATTTGATGTGCCATTCAGCTGTGGCGTGTCCTTAAAGTGAGACTCCTCGAAGGAGTTACTCTGGAAGTCACGTAGTCTCAAAAGGAATGCATGACTGCTGAGCAGATGgaaatgcttttcttgtattATTCTGTTCCGCATCACTGGGGGGGATTCCTGATCTCATGACTCACAGTTTTACTCACCAAATAGTAAAGTTGAGAAACTGTTTTCTGGGTTAAATTTTATAATTGTAGCTTTGATAGAAAGTTTATTGCTGCAGTTGATACACATCCCTTGGATttataactttttttaaaaaaactctcAAGTGGCTAAGATGTGTATTCTTTATAAGGCAGAAAAATGGTGTAATTAAACTGTCAGTTACCTGCAGTGTTTACAGCAGACTTCTTATTAAAGTGCTGCATGTTTCTGTCAGTTTAGTTAAAACTGAAGCAGTCATCTGTCTACCTTGGCCCCCTTTCACCCAAGCTGTTTCCTGCTGCTGAGCACAGGCTCCAGGCTCCAAAAACTGGTGCTTTTCCGGCACCAACTCTTTACTGGGCCAAAGTTAAAAACCGAGTATGTCACGGGCTGGGGGCGGGGTTACGGTGGCCAATGATCAACGGTTAAAACACAGAACTGCCATTTTTCAACAACCGACTGAGTAGTAGTCGTAGTTGTAGTGtttcgtgtttgtgttttgaaaacCGGTAAATATGGATGCCAAATCAAAGCAGCAgtggtctgaggaggagacccaGTGCTTCCTGGCACTGCAATCATCATATGAAATTCAGTTGAAGTTAGAGTGACTCTCTCGGACCATGCCGGTGTTCAAAACAATCCAGCGGGAGATGGCTGCAGCCAGATACGAGCGAAGCCTCGACCGACTCCTCAATAAACTTAAAAAGCACCAGCACTGAACTATCACCCAACTAGCACCAGGTTCTTTTTGGTCGAAAAGGAGTGCctgtgatgtttctgactaCTAGTAGTGTTACAGAGCAGTGTTAGCATGAGGACATGTTATTAACATTGATTATCTTGATATAATGGTATCTGTCAAAGTGTGGGGTACATCAGTCTGCAAGTGAGCATTGAGGTTTTGAAGCTGATGTGATGATTATCATATCATACTGTGAGGTGTTCTTGTCAGGACCTGTCAAAGTGATCCCATCAAGGAAAATCTAAACTGGGTTGGGGTTAAGAAGTTTGTACCTTTGTTTCActgtatttcacaaaaaaaattctattttacTTCCTGTATCTTAATTTTAGCCTGAAATCTTTCAACTTAATTCCTCGTCAGCATTTGTTTTACTGGGCTACTCTACTTTTTTATCTGTATGTTGACATCAGAAATTGCTTGCAAAGACAAAGCAAACCATTCTTAACCGGGCTGCATGTTTTCATGTATAATTTGCATGGGTTTTGTCAAATCTGCTGGACCAGGTATATGCCGGAAATCATGTTGGAAGACTCCAAAAGGAATAAGCCACAGGAACAGCGATAAGTGTGCTTAAATGTTTATGCATTAGCACACTTAtttatattaaaacattttccaggAGGATGTCAAAGCAACTCTCCATGACCTGAAGCCTTGGATAGGTTGTGTGATCCAACAAGACGATCAAGCCGAAGCAAGCATGTAAATCTGCAACAGAATTGTTCACAAAGAAGAACATTGATGTTTGGATTGTTCATGTCAGAGTCCTGCACCCATTTGAGATCCTGTGCAAGAGCTGAAGAGAACTGTTCAGTCAAGACA
It encodes the following:
- the zmat5 gene encoding zinc finger matrin-type protein 5; translation: MGKRYYCDYCDRSFQDNMHNRKKHLNGVQHHRAKKAWYDHFRDAAAILYDEQTKKPCRKFLQKGICDFPNCRFSHMSEEELFHLKRQVEDERRHREDSEDRIMPEPSVEDWLTRREKRQSALSSKGDLKTKEGNEEGQAEIDIPQQFLSIPDLPPSLLPPPPGGWRVKVNTEWG